Proteins from one Hydrogenophaga sp. SL48 genomic window:
- a CDS encoding TRAP transporter large permease has protein sequence MSMETFAPLMFAGLIFVMLIGFPVAFSLGVLGLTCGFYAIHMGWFPASFMGNLPLNLFGILSNDLLLAIPFFTLMGAILEKCGLAEDLLESMSQLFGPARGGLGYSVIVVGFILGAITGTVAGQVIAMAMIALPIMMRHGYDMRYATGVLAASGTITQLVPPSLVLVVMADQLGRSVGDMYKGAWGPSVLQVLFFLAYTFVLTRLRPHALPGVPPEARTASGWALWQQCLRGIIPSALLIFAVLGSMGGLPGITTAICTPTEAGAMGAAGAFVLAALHRRLSWILVRDAMIGTMRVTAMVVFILIGSRVFSLVFQGVDGGVWIEHMLGDLPGGQTGFLIVVNIFIFFLAFFLDFFEIAFIILPMLGPVADKMGIDLIWFGVLLCVNMQTSFMHPPFGFALFYLRGISDSLFKNGALPRKVQSRDIYLGAIPFVLLQLVLVVVVIFVPQTVTVFLDEKVVVDLDKVEMPAVEDTMGAEEAADTEELLKEMGPAAAPPEPGQ, from the coding sequence ATGAGCATGGAAACCTTCGCTCCGCTGATGTTCGCGGGGCTGATCTTCGTCATGCTCATCGGCTTTCCGGTGGCCTTTTCGCTGGGTGTGCTGGGGCTGACCTGCGGCTTCTACGCCATCCACATGGGCTGGTTCCCGGCCTCGTTCATGGGCAACCTGCCGCTCAACCTGTTCGGCATCCTGTCCAACGACCTGCTGCTGGCGATTCCCTTCTTCACGCTGATGGGGGCGATCCTGGAGAAGTGCGGCCTGGCCGAAGACCTGCTGGAATCGATGAGCCAGCTGTTTGGTCCGGCGCGCGGTGGTCTGGGCTATTCGGTCATCGTGGTCGGCTTCATCCTGGGTGCCATCACCGGCACCGTGGCAGGCCAGGTGATCGCGATGGCCATGATCGCGCTGCCGATCATGATGCGCCACGGTTACGACATGCGCTACGCCACGGGCGTGCTCGCGGCCTCGGGCACCATCACGCAGCTGGTGCCGCCCTCGCTGGTGCTGGTGGTCATGGCCGACCAGCTCGGCCGTTCGGTGGGCGACATGTACAAGGGTGCGTGGGGCCCGTCGGTGCTGCAGGTGCTGTTTTTCCTGGCCTACACCTTCGTGCTCACGCGCCTGCGACCCCACGCATTGCCCGGCGTTCCGCCGGAAGCGCGCACCGCCAGTGGCTGGGCGCTGTGGCAACAGTGCCTGCGCGGCATCATCCCTTCGGCCTTGCTGATCTTCGCGGTGCTGGGCAGCATGGGCGGGCTTCCCGGCATCACCACCGCGATCTGCACACCCACCGAAGCCGGCGCGATGGGCGCGGCCGGCGCGTTTGTGCTGGCCGCGCTGCACCGCCGACTGAGCTGGATCCTGGTGCGCGACGCCATGATCGGCACCATGCGAGTCACCGCCATGGTGGTGTTCATCCTGATCGGCTCGCGCGTGTTCTCCCTGGTGTTCCAGGGCGTGGACGGTGGCGTCTGGATCGAGCACATGCTGGGCGACCTGCCGGGCGGCCAGACCGGCTTTCTCATCGTTGTCAACATCTTCATCTTCTTTCTGGCCTTCTTCCTCGACTTCTTCGAGATCGCCTTCATCATCCTGCCGATGCTCGGCCCCGTGGCGGACAAGATGGGCATCGACCTGATCTGGTTCGGTGTCCTGCTGTGCGTGAACATGCAGACCAGCTTCATGCACCCGCCCTTCGGTTTCGCGCTGTTCTACCTGCGCGGCATCTCCGATTCGCTGTTCAAGAACGGCGCCCTGCCGCGCAAGGTCCAGTCGCGCGACATCTACCTTGGTGCGATCCCTTTCGTGCTCCTGCAACTTGTGCTCGTGGTGGTGGTGATCTTCGTGCCACAGACCGTGACCGTCTTTCTCGATGAGAAGGTGGTGGTCGATCTGGACAAGGTGGAGATGCCGGCGGTGGAGGACACCATGGGCGCGGAGGAGGCAGCCGACACCGAAGAGCTGCTCAAAGAGATGGGGCCTGCGGCCGCACCGCCGGAGCCCGGCCAGTGA
- a CDS encoding TRAP transporter small permease subunit translates to MKRLLALARLIDAFTDRFATVAWWAILAACAISTTNAVVRYTLDYSSNGFLEIQWYLFAVCVMFGAAQVLRVNEHVRVDIFYGMYPTRIKVLIDLMGLCFFLLPMTLFIAYSSLPVLLKMIASQEMSSNAGGLVRWPAMLTIPLGMCLVALQGVAEIIKRVGWLMHVHDMDTHYERPLQ, encoded by the coding sequence ATGAAACGACTGCTGGCACTGGCCCGGCTGATCGACGCGTTCACGGACCGTTTTGCGACCGTGGCGTGGTGGGCCATCCTGGCCGCTTGCGCGATCAGCACCACCAACGCGGTGGTCCGCTACACGCTGGACTACAGCTCCAACGGATTCCTGGAAATCCAGTGGTACCTCTTTGCGGTCTGCGTCATGTTCGGCGCGGCCCAGGTGCTGCGCGTCAACGAGCACGTGCGCGTGGACATCTTCTACGGCATGTACCCCACGCGCATCAAGGTGCTCATCGACCTGATGGGCCTGTGCTTCTTCCTGCTGCCCATGACGCTGTTCATCGCGTACTCCTCGCTGCCGGTGCTGCTCAAGATGATCGCCAGCCAGGAGATGTCGAGCAACGCGGGCGGCCTGGTCCGCTGGCCCGCGATGCTGACCATCCCGCTGGGCATGTGCCTGGTGGCCTTGCAAGGCGTGGCCGAGATCATCAAGCGCGTGGGCTGGCTGATGCACGTGCACGACATGGACACCCACTACGAGAGGCCGCTGCAATGA
- a CDS encoding response regulator yields the protein MNQPPLLQVLVVDDEPAIRDLLRTTLQAEGYGVIEAASAREGATLAGNRRVDLFLIDLGLPDGDGVTLIRDIRGWTQRPILVLSARTQESQKVDALDAGADDFVTKPFGVAELHARIRVALRHAGTPATLGTTLTLGDVTIDLLARTVARAGEPIRLTATQWRLLEVLARHAGRVVSGRQLLREVWGPGHGEQGHYLRIYVRQLRQKIEVDPTQPRFLQTETGVGYRLLPDSGRV from the coding sequence ATGAACCAGCCGCCATTGCTGCAGGTGCTGGTCGTGGACGACGAACCGGCCATCCGTGACCTGCTGCGGACCACGTTGCAGGCCGAGGGCTACGGTGTGATCGAGGCGGCCTCGGCGCGCGAAGGCGCCACGCTGGCGGGCAACCGCCGGGTGGACCTGTTCCTGATCGACCTGGGTCTGCCCGACGGCGACGGTGTGACGCTCATCCGCGACATCCGCGGCTGGACGCAGCGGCCCATTCTGGTGCTGTCGGCCCGCACCCAGGAGTCGCAGAAGGTCGATGCCCTGGACGCCGGGGCAGACGACTTCGTCACCAAGCCCTTTGGTGTGGCCGAGCTGCACGCGCGCATCCGTGTCGCGCTGCGGCATGCGGGCACCCCGGCGACCCTCGGCACGACATTGACCCTGGGCGACGTGACGATCGACCTGCTGGCCCGCACGGTCGCGCGGGCCGGGGAGCCGATCAGGCTGACCGCCACCCAGTGGCGGCTGCTGGAGGTGCTGGCACGGCACGCCGGGCGGGTGGTCAGCGGCCGGCAGCTGCTGCGCGAGGTGTGGGGGCCGGGCCATGGCGAGCAGGGGCACTACCTGCGCATCTACGTGCGCCAGCTGCGCCAGAAGATCGAGGTCGACCCGACCCAGCCGCGCTTCCTGCAGACGGAGACGGGCGTGGGTTACCGCCTGCTCCCTGACAGCGGCAGGGTCTGA
- a CDS encoding calcium:proton antiporter, translated as MLSWPTLVPFAAAALLGGALMGTPGTALLAVCALALIGAVIAAVHHAEVVAHRVGEPFGTLVLAVAITVIEVALIVSMMLAGGEDKATLPRDTIFSAVMIISTGVVGLCLLVGGLHHHEQTFQLDGANSALAALVALAGLSLVLPTFTTSAGVGLYTVSQLAFVAVSSLVLWGAFVFVQTVRHRDYFLPPTNASNEDVHAAPPTVAQAWASFGLLLVSLVSVVGLAKQLSPSIEAGVAAMGAPKAVIGIAIALLVLLPETWAAVRAARADRLQTSMNLALGSALASIGLTIPAVVLASVLLNLPLVLGLAPKDLVLLMLTFLVSTITLATGRTNVMQGAVHLVLFAAFLFLSLVP; from the coding sequence ATGCTTTCATGGCCCACGCTCGTGCCGTTCGCCGCCGCTGCCCTGCTGGGGGGCGCTCTCATGGGGACGCCCGGTACCGCGCTTCTGGCGGTGTGTGCGCTGGCCCTGATCGGCGCAGTGATCGCGGCGGTGCACCACGCCGAGGTGGTCGCCCACCGGGTGGGTGAACCCTTCGGCACCCTGGTGTTGGCGGTGGCCATCACCGTGATCGAGGTCGCGCTGATCGTCTCGATGATGCTCGCCGGGGGTGAGGACAAAGCCACCTTGCCCCGCGACACGATTTTTTCGGCGGTGATGATCATCAGCACCGGCGTGGTGGGCTTGTGTTTGCTGGTCGGCGGCTTGCACCACCACGAACAGACTTTCCAGCTCGACGGCGCCAACTCAGCGCTGGCCGCCCTGGTGGCGCTGGCGGGCCTGTCGCTGGTGTTGCCCACGTTCACCACCAGCGCCGGCGTGGGGCTCTACACCGTGTCGCAACTGGCCTTCGTGGCGGTGTCCTCGCTCGTGCTGTGGGGGGCGTTCGTCTTTGTGCAGACCGTGCGGCACCGCGACTACTTCCTGCCCCCCACCAACGCGTCGAACGAAGACGTGCACGCCGCGCCGCCCACGGTTGCGCAGGCCTGGGCCAGCTTCGGCTTGCTGCTGGTGTCGCTGGTGTCGGTGGTGGGCCTGGCCAAGCAGTTGTCGCCCAGCATCGAAGCGGGCGTGGCGGCCATGGGCGCGCCCAAGGCGGTGATCGGCATCGCCATCGCGCTCTTGGTGCTGCTGCCCGAGACCTGGGCTGCGGTGCGCGCGGCGCGCGCCGATCGTTTGCAGACCAGCATGAACCTGGCCCTGGGCTCGGCCCTGGCCAGCATCGGCCTCACCATCCCGGCCGTCGTGCTCGCTTCGGTGCTGCTCAACCTGCCACTGGTGCTGGGCCTCGCTCCGAAAGACCTGGTGCTGCTGATGCTCACCTTCCTGGTCAGCACCATCACGCTGGCCACGGGCCGGACCAATGTGATGCAGGGGGCCGTGCACCTGGTGCTGTTCGCGGCCTTCCTGTTCCTGTCGCTGGTGCCTTGA
- a CDS encoding YkvA family protein yields the protein MWKRLSVLWAVVKGDVRRLWFALGHPQAPGWLKGGAAALVLYLVSPVDLVPDVLPVIGVLDDLIIVPMALRWLLARLPEHIRLYADERAAGRTATAHADTTPEGSRERIHRRGHTR from the coding sequence ATGTGGAAACGACTGTCGGTGCTGTGGGCGGTGGTCAAGGGTGATGTGCGTCGCCTGTGGTTCGCACTGGGCCATCCGCAGGCGCCGGGCTGGCTCAAGGGCGGGGCGGCGGCCCTGGTGCTGTACCTGGTCTCGCCGGTTGACCTGGTCCCCGATGTGCTGCCGGTGATCGGCGTGTTGGACGACTTGATCATCGTGCCCATGGCGCTGCGCTGGCTGCTCGCGCGCCTGCCGGAACACATCCGCCTCTACGCGGACGAACGCGCCGCCGGGCGCACCGCCACGGCCCACGCCGACACCACGCCCGAAGGCTCGCGGGAGCGCATCCACCGGCGCGGGCACACCCGGTGA